From the Halobacteriovorax sp. GB3 genome, the window TCAAGAAATCGCGATGTACAATCTTCAAGAAAAGAAATTGACTGTACTTAAAGATCAGAATGGACAGTCCCTTAAAGGAAAAGCGCCTTGTTTTAATCTCGATGATAGTAAGATTGCCTATGTCACTTCGATGGGAGATGACAAGTGGGCCGTTAATGAATTTAATATTGATAATAAAACGCTTCGAAATTTAACAGCAGGTGAGTATAAGGACTATTCTCCACGCTATATTTCAAATGGAAGACTACTTTTTTCATCAAATCGCTCTGGTAAATTTAAATTTTATACTCGAGAGATGAATTCACAGGGACCAAATCAAGCTGATCTAACGATCCTTCACGAATCAGAGAGTAATATCTGGGACCCAAGAGCAAGTGGTGATCTTTCTTATAAGCAAAAACAACTTGAAAATATTGGGGGAGAGGAGCGATCTTCTTTTGGTGCCGTCTCTGTTGGTGATTCAATCTATGTTGTTGGTGGGCACAAAGGTTTTGAGCACACATATCCACCAGAATCATTCAGTAAAGAAGTCTATCGTTACGACTTAAAAAGTAACTCTTGGACAAGGCTTGCTGATAAAATTTCACCAGTTCACGGTGTTACAATTTCTTATTACAACGGTTACATTTACGCCTTTGGTGGCTTTGCCTATTCAGAAAATTATAAACCAAAGTGGAAGTCATTAAAGACAATTGAGCGCTACGATATCGCACGTAATAAATGGGAAGTGATTGGAGAGTTGCCTGAGCCAAGATCAAGTAATGCTATTGCGACAATCGGATCTAAAGTTTATCTCATCGGTGGTTGGGATGCCACACCAAAACACATTGGAGATAAAGATGGAACTTTTCATCAATCGGTTGTTATCTATGATATGAAAACTGAAAGTGCTCGTTACGCTCTCTTTGAAGTTCCTGCTAAAGCAAGAAGGGCCTTCACTGCGGCAACAAGAGACGGACATATCATTATTGGTGGTGGAATCACTCAGGGTGGAAGACACTTTGATATGCTCGATGAAGTTTGGAGTATCAATCCTAAAAATGAAATTTTATGGACACGTCTTCCAAGCCTTCCATTCGCTAACTTTGCACCAGCGATGCTAAGCCTCGATGGAGAGCTCCATATGTTCGGTGGGATGAAACTTACAAAGACGGGTTATGGTTATGTTAATCATGTCTATAAACTCGATAAGAAGAAAAACAAGTGGCTTCACACGGGGCGCTTTCTAAAAGAGAGAAAAGGTTTTATTCAACCTGTTCAATTTAAAAACTATGCAGGACTTCTCGGTGGTCACACTTATGATCGTGTTGGAAAGGATGGGCCTGTGAGTACGTTTGAAATTTTTTACCGTAAATAGTGATTAAGAGAAGAGATGGATTATTTCAACGAACAAGAGTTTAATACAAGTGATACATTGAATTTAAGCGACAGTGAATTTGAAAACTGTCGCTTTCACAATATAAATTTTTCTGAGCGAGAATTTGAGAACGTTGTTTTTAATGATTGTTCATTTGATACCTGTAATTTCTCGAATCTTCCTCTCTATTCGATTTCATTTAGAGATTGTTTCTTTAAAAATTGCAAGATGGTTGGGCTCGTTTGGCAGCAATGTCGAAATTTGAATTTTGTAACCTTTGAACAGTCTCAACTTAATTATAGCTCCTTTTCTGAAGGGAAGTTTCACCAACTTGTTTTTAATGACTGCTCTCTAAGAGATGCCGATTTTTCTAATAGTGTTTTAAAGAATTCTTCATTCGCTAATAGTGATCTTCAAGGGGCGCAATTTATTGAAAGTGACTTAACTAACGCAGATTTCAGAGCGGCGAGAAATTATTCTATAGATCCAAGTCAAACCCGTATAAAAAATGCTAAGTTTTCCATGCCTGAAGTAGTAGGTCTACTTCATCATCTAGATATAATAATCGAATAAAGAGAACTCATTGAAACTTTTAAAATCCACTATTCATCCTGAAATTGAAAACCTAGAGACTGTCTCGAAATTTACTAGAAAAGCAACGCGTGCGATCACTTTAAAAGGAGAGAATATTCTCCTTCTTTATACTGATCGATACCATGATTA encodes:
- a CDS encoding Kelch repeat-containing protein translates to MFRNALLILGLLICSQTFSNEKIVFLKESDKGASLTVVNTKTKVETLIDVGNLNVIYPTISTDGKLLAFSGSKDQREWAIFLYDLKSKKMTEVIPANGLTIQPSFSGNTHKMAFTAPVEGKNQIHILDFKKWLQTKELSIEVIKTDLPAYYPYMSSGGFNVTFHQSHKVDGKSIQEIAMYNLQEKKLTVLKDQNGQSLKGKAPCFNLDDSKIAYVTSMGDDKWAVNEFNIDNKTLRNLTAGEYKDYSPRYISNGRLLFSSNRSGKFKFYTREMNSQGPNQADLTILHESESNIWDPRASGDLSYKQKQLENIGGEERSSFGAVSVGDSIYVVGGHKGFEHTYPPESFSKEVYRYDLKSNSWTRLADKISPVHGVTISYYNGYIYAFGGFAYSENYKPKWKSLKTIERYDIARNKWEVIGELPEPRSSNAIATIGSKVYLIGGWDATPKHIGDKDGTFHQSVVIYDMKTESARYALFEVPAKARRAFTAATRDGHIIIGGGITQGGRHFDMLDEVWSINPKNEILWTRLPSLPFANFAPAMLSLDGELHMFGGMKLTKTGYGYVNHVYKLDKKKNKWLHTGRFLKERKGFIQPVQFKNYAGLLGGHTYDRVGKDGPVSTFEIFYRK
- a CDS encoding pentapeptide repeat-containing protein, whose translation is MDYFNEQEFNTSDTLNLSDSEFENCRFHNINFSEREFENVVFNDCSFDTCNFSNLPLYSISFRDCFFKNCKMVGLVWQQCRNLNFVTFEQSQLNYSSFSEGKFHQLVFNDCSLRDADFSNSVLKNSSFANSDLQGAQFIESDLTNADFRAARNYSIDPSQTRIKNAKFSMPEVVGLLHHLDIIIE